A window of Plasmodium vinckei vinckei genome assembly, chromosome: PVVCY_03 genomic DNA:
CTATTACACAACATGTTATGTGCATATTTGTTTGTATGAATTAAAGAAGTATCATGGGCAGTTTTAAATGacattaataaaacaacAAACAGATTAATTGctgataaataatttacaattttcattttttcaaaaaaattattataaaaattaaaaaagaatacaAAACTTTTCAAATGAAATAaccaattttttatgagaaatttaaaatgtaaaaatatggtaaatatatataattaaaaattactattaaaaatacaaaattgcttaaatactaaaaaaaaatattacaactttattatgtttctctttttcaaattattaaaaactGTGTAGCTAATTattcaatatataaattaataacaacttttattcttttatgtacttaaaaatatctttattaataaagattaaataatatttttaaaaaaaaattaataataaattttattttacacaCCTCCAATACTatcattaataaatttgttaatattaaaagacttaaaaaaaaattatgtggATAcggttttataaaatataatatatagcaCTATTGAATCTGTacttttgtatataataaaaatgcgTTTATCATAACTTATACCAAGAAAATGGATAGGTAATTAATTGTATTTATCCTTATGTggtttttattaaatttaaaaataataaatatttttcatgaattttttaaacacacatttttttaatattctaAACATTAATAAagtttatgaaaaaaatgtaacgataatgtaaataatagtTCCTCATTTAAAGGGTATTGaatttgttaaaaaatatacacaaaGGGTGTGTGTagctttttttcttttacaaTTTTGGATGTAAGCGGaatgaaacaaatataGCTATAACAGCGATGAATTAAGCATATaatagaaatattaaaacaaaacaaaattaatttcaACATTTAAATTGAAAGCCAATAACAAGTGCATTTTAATGTACTAAAGAATTAGGAAATTATTTTAGCCATTGAAATGTGatatcaattttttctatGTTTCCCTTTAATGGTTTAAACTGTTAAAGATAATACATAGTCccttaatttataaaatatacatgtaACACCTTTAAGttgataatttatataattgtcTTTACTTCTCTTTATCCTATAtagtataataatatacccAAAGAATGTATTATTGTCGTTTTAAGGAGAAAGCCATAATTTTCTTAACTTTTAAGAATAGccaaataaatacaaaaatactGTGAATACACACACACATgccatatataattttgtaacatacattttttcatcatattcAAATTGGTGTCTTtacgaaaaaatatatagctttatactttttctataaattttattaatgtaCTATGTGGTGTTAaggattttttatttttctctaACAATATGTAGTACCATCCTTTTGTTAAAACTGCctatataattatcaacaatttatttcaaaaaatgaaaaattaaaaaaaatatatattattataactCATGAAGCAGTTGTAGTTTTGTTAAACATTATCTTGTTTTTCTAttcatttttcatattttataaattttaaataaaccACATTTGGTATTCAAACATTATGTATACACActtcaatatatttttttcatataaaaataatattaaaattataattaaaaaaattattaacaagcaaggtaaaaataatccacttataattaaaaaaaaaataataatatataacagCTTTTatgtatgtttttttttactaagCCAAGGTAAAGCTACTTaagatataatattatacattttgtgcataataaataataagcacataaacatattaaGAATAAATAGCACATGCAAAATAAagcaataaataatatacgtATTATATTATGACGAAAAAACTACGCattgcttttttttatcaagtatatatatatattcgtttataatttcctattctatattttccttGAAAAAAAGCCgaaaattttgataattaaattaaaattaagacattattttatacgattttatttttattgatttatttgttcattcattttattgcatagttttttttatttttaatttttgaatGAATAAAGAACACTCcataattgtttttttgattATCATGCCAAATAAAGCATTCATTTCATATTTCACAATTCTATACCTTACTACCCAATGGGTTTAcgaaatttatataaataaattttaaatagcttaaaaatataacaaaaaatgtaaaaatttatgtatatatttaaaaaatgttccTAAACATTTAGCTAACATTactgtaaaataaaatttatttgtatgtTGTTcgatatacatatatatatatacttaaaaTAATGCtttgtacatatatgtgaatggttatatatatatatttgtgtgtatatataattgcaaattccacaaaaatatacaattgatattattagtatttattttatcatattttttgttaatataatatttaatcaaTCTAGCTAATTGGTATGATTTTTAAgtctataaaatatgactgatacataatattatgaacatttatatgaaaaagttagaataattttatttttcctaacatttttgttgtttttttgtgaacatatataaaaatcttgttaaaaaaatatatgttaataattattaagtttataaaattatattccatgaaaaagaatatgTTTTCTCAAGTTTAAGCTAGACCCTTAATAAAAAGCctaaaatttttgaaatattattaaaacataaaaaagggtacatattaatttttaaaatgtaaaaaaatatataaatcgtgtttacacatttttttttgttaccTTAATATTTGATTTCAGTCCTGGTTTTGGggtgtcttttttttatttttttacaccacatgtttatttatatttactcctatatattttttctttatttttgtatattaaaagaatttTTAACACAATTTATGATTTACAACATcactatataaatttttttgcataCCCTCATTtaatcttttattatttcccgtattataaaatttttttttttgtgtgcaacttttgataaatattttataaaaaatatgtacacatgcatacatattacataaaataaaatagcatataaaaattggaaGCCTTCATTAAGCAATTAGCTTTTCCATGACCCAATCCTTTATATAGTTTATTATTGTGGCCCTAATGGATAAACATATATCAGATATGTTATATGCCTATAATCACAATAATGTTAACATATCATTTGAAGATGATAAAACAAAGAAATCAACtaaaaatatcataaacccttataaatttaatgaaccaatacaaataaataaagacattaatttttgtaataataaaacagaGATCGACCAAAAGtgttatataaatcaaaaagatacaaataaaagtaaaaatgtatttacaACAAATCAAATTTCTACAAAACTGTTAACTAGTTTAGAGGATACTTTGCATAATTCGATTAACAAAAATGCAAAGAAAAATAGCAAATTTTGCACaccaaaaaaagaaagttTAGAAATTGAAATGAAAagtgataaaaatgttaacaTTCTTACAgaggaattaaaaaaacaaactaTAGCATCCCTTCAAAATTCCAACATTGTCAATATAGAAACACGACTATTAAGAAGACATACAACttgtgaaaataaaaaaaaggagaTGTTTTTAGAacaaaattacaaaaacgAAAACTCATCATTTACAACAAATttagataataattttactgTAATTTATGACAATTTTGTTGGTGAACAACCAAAAGGGGATAGTGAATATGTTactaaattatatatgttcaataagttaaaaaataatgataccAAAGTTGTGGGTggtaaaaaagaaaaattcgTATATATAGGCAAAAAGGGGTTATTTAAAGATGTGTGCAAATCTTTTGTGGACCCCAAATTAGAAAGTTGCTATGAAAATAGCAATCACTCGAGTAAAGAAGATGATCAGGAAAGTTATATACGTgatggaaataaaagagAAATACAGAGCACGATATTAAATTGCTCAAACCCCATTTTGAATAAAAGTAACATAAATATGGATACCAAATCTGATTATATCCTATCTAATATTATCCACATTAGTAATAGCACATATATTGGAAACCAAGCAATTATggttggaaaaaaaaacaaaataaaagaaaccACTAAACAGAGGGAAGTTATAACAAAACCCAATTTTCTTAATTCCAGTGATTTTGTTTCATTACAAAGTAGTAGTgattattcaaataatttttgtgaaaagaaaaacagTTGTTATAATATTGCCGATTCCAACGAAAAAagtggaaaaaaaaaaaatataaaaaattgtgataattttgaaagttttggaaatataaaaaaagtgacAAAATTTAAGGGAAATTCCccaaatttatattcacTGAAAAAAAGAGTTTTTAAGgctcttaaaaaaaataaaaattacatgaaaaaaataaataacagTAATTGCGAAAATAATAGTAGCAATATATTGGAGGGCGAAGAAAATGATTTGGAAACGAAGCAATATGTAAACGTTATGAACCCGGCAAGTTTTCCAATTgtagaaaaaaaggaaaaaattgTCCCCATCAgcatagaaaaaaattataccaATAATCGATGTAACACAAATTGCGTAAAATGCAGTATTTTAAGTTtgagtaataaaaaaaataattgttttaacaattttttccacgaaagtaataataatttctgcggtaatgaaaatattgagGGAAATgggaattataaaaaaattgtaaaaaaaaaaaataaaataaataatccGCAGaatagtataaaaaatgacacTTTAATTAATGGCAAAAATTATAgtattgataaaaaaaaaaaaaaaaatatagatgatttttttcagagtacacattttttattatctaaCGGTGctgaaaaaacaaatttatcgAGCTCAGAcattattgaaaaaaaaaaattatacaataatttaaatatgataaaaaataaatattcaatttattcagataatataaaagtaaaaaattcaGCTACATATAATGTAACTAATAAAGACGAGGAAATGCTAAAGGGgatgaaaaagaaagaagAATGTGGAAATGAAATTTCATCGAATATgccaaaagaaaaagaaaaaagcgTTGGAAAAATGGAAAGAAATTGTAgtgattttataaaacgGGAAAATGAATCACCCAATTATGTCTTCAACAAAAAGACCAATTACTTTTACAAGGAtagaaaaacaaatgaaatgaaaaatggtgaagaaaaaataaataatataaaaaatgtgtgtGTCCAAAATggttgtaaaaaaaataatgttatgCATGATATTTTGTCAAATAATCAAATGATTATAAAAGATatagaagaaataaaaaagaataaattaTTCTTTGAAGAAATCTGTGTGTTTAGAATGAATGAATATACAGATGAATCTGAACAAagtgatatatataactataGTGATATAAGAAGTGAATTTTTTCAAAGTGAAGATGAATATgataaagaaattaaaagaaaaccCATAAACttatttgaattaaattcatataatgatgtagatatatcaaaattagaattaaataaaaattgttatgaacatttaaatgatgaagttacaaaattaataaaagaagaagATACTTATAATCTTGAAATGAATATAGGTTTAATGtttaagaaatatataaatgtaattATGAATTTGtcttataattatttaattataaaaaaaaatgaaaaaaatgtgttaacatgtatatcatataataatataattgaaaTTGATATTATCAAGaggaatttaaaaaaagggaaaattACATTCAAATTGATATacgtttttaaaaaaaaagaattaaaagcagaaaaaaatattactctcatttttaaaacaaatgaaatgGGGGCTTACGAAAagattaaagaaaaaattggaCCAGTGTCTGGTACTGGCAAAACAAAAAGTTCTCATATTGCTAATCAAAAAAGcaacaatattattaaaggAAAGAGTAGTGTTTCAAAggttgataaaaaaaaaatatatatagatgcCGAAACGGTGTATAActatattataaacaaatataaacaagTGCATCTACTATATTTAAGTCATTTACTTCAAATGACTgagaaaaaatttaaaagaaaagcAATAGAACAAGggtttaaaattttaagacTAAATTGTGAATATGGAAAAGAGATCGAAGAAATGGGAAAGAAGAAAATCAAATTAATAACCgattttacaaataaacTTGAGTATTATACTAAAAggtatatacaaaaaaactactttaatatattattaataaaaagttatgaaactcattttataaattatcagaaaaaaacaaatgataTGTTATTTAATGTAATagttaaagaaaaaagtgcatatgaagaaaatattggTCGCCAATCAATTTTACTACTATTTAGTGCATTGGGAAATTTGTATAGGAGTAAAATGTCTAAATATTTTCGCAGTTTtgtgaataataatagaagTTTTAGTAAAGGGAAGAATGCATTTTCATATACACTAACACATATcaatacaattttaatgaaatatgAAACGAGACATAAAGCATTTGTATTATCAagattaaaatttaattataataatgttagttatttttcatttgttatgtataaaacatatttaaaaaaattatttttaggatatatatgtttacgAGATAAtcgaatatttataaagttagtgattgaaaaaaatgtaattaaATTAGTAAATAGAATTAGTCGGGTTGTTGAgaatcaaaaatattatgcattTCTTAagttacaaaaatatatatatgaagaaaaagaaaaaataaataaaaagatatGTGATAATCTTATgtatacaaataatgaattatgTAATAGTATGGATAAAGTTGGAATGGAAAAAggtattaatatattagaatatttttacaagtttaaaattaaagaaaatttgattaaatatttttatattttaaaaggtTCTCAAGTAAGTGCCTCTATAtctcaaaataaatattatttaaaatattctgctatttttgtatttgttttaaataaaatatttcaaagaAAAGTTCAAGATattttattccattttGTTCTTAAATGTTttcaaacaaataatagaaataaGTTAATATATTCAACAAAAAACTTAGAAACCCTATTTAtgcaaaaagaaaaaagagaTGCCATTGCAATGCTTAAATTTTATGACAAATTTCCTTacctttttaaatatagaaatatgaATAAGGCAGAAATATTTACAGCTTGtattcaaaattttattaacacaTATAATAGAAAACTTTTACtaaactttttattaaaattacatTTTGTACGACATAAAGAAAAGTTTATGAAGGCATATAATTGTATAggacatatatataattttacaaatatattgagtacaaagtttaaaaaaacaataagaTTTCCATTAATGTTACTTTTACAAAATGCCcgaattattaataatcaAATTTTAGTACATAGacttaaaattaaaaaaaaaacacaattaaaaaatagtaatcaTACGAGAACATTTTCCTCTGCCCCTGACCCAGTTTCTGTAATGACAAAATATCCATATTTGCTTTACAACATGGAAATGTCTCCCGAACACACGTTTGTTCCTGGTAAGGAGAAGAATAAGCTATCTAgctattataaatttgcCCAATTCGATAAGCAAACATATTCATTGtgtgtattttatttttactttgaTGATTACAccaatttatatcattttttttcttcctcCTCTTAGATGATAGACATTCTTTGCCGTCTAACAATTCCATTGCCGATGCTTTCCCATACGTCTATGAAGGTAAAACTAGGCTTTGCAATTTTTTGTCGATCTAAGCATGCACATTAAGCTTTGTTCACTAATCATTTGTACATTCTTTCcttattttcttatttaCAGACATGGACAAGATTAAGAGGAAAATCTCCGATTTTAAGAATAGAGTTGGCAacatgaattaaaaattacctaacatatatatgcatgtatatattgcTTATATAGGTAGAACCGATGCCGATTTTGCAATTTGATACCCCAGTATTTTAGAATACATTGACTATTCCTATGCTTTTTAGAGAAGCAATTTgttcatcttttttttttgtattgatattttattatttagcTAGATTATGCtaaaatattgataatCTTTCACCATTTGTGAAAGATTGATTTTTCATGCATATGTTTATGtgctcattttttttcacctgacaatgtatatatatatatatatatatatatatctatgatgttgatatttttttaaaacaaaaatattctaaAACCATACCGCACACTGTTTCATTTTAAGCCGTTTTATCAGCTAAGCAGGTGCCAAATATGCTTCATCATATTTTCAGTAGCATTATGTGCAGAATATATGAATTGTCTTTAacttataaattatttttagttaATTAAGTGAACATACCTATATGGCATTTcacaaacaaaaaaaatgatttaaaaatgtatgtatatatagttacacaaaaaaatgggtatataaatatgtaagtGTTTGTAAGCACATTATGTGTATGTGCAGGTTTGctaaaatttgaaaatatagaataGTTGGTCAGGatgtactttttttatattacatttaaaaagtaatatCAAAAGAATTACCACAAGAACATTTCgatgaaatattttggaTGTTTTCaattatgaatttttttgaaataaggttacttatataatgtattttactgtcttttaaaatatcacaagcttctttatttataataacaacAAACTCTTTGTCATATGcaattatatctttttcatttatattatttttatctattaATGAGAAAAAGTATTGAAAACCTGAGCATCCTCCTGCTTCAACTTGAACTTTTAAagcttttttatttttgtattttttattaatttctttcattttgttaataGCTTCATTACTAACATGTAAAATGGGATTCTTCACTATTTCTTTATTCTCTTTTTCAACATtgtcaatttttttatttatttcatttttattgtaaatattattattacttatGTTGCTATCATTTATAATACGGTTTCTTTCTACGCTTTGAGaataaaattgaatttttttaaagttaCTCCCCCAATGGGTAGCACAACAGCTCCATTTGTTGTAGTATGGGCTATGCTTCCGaattatatatctatacattttttttaattcaatcATATTCTATAACATTCAAATTGATATTGTAAAAATCCATAACGTTAAATTTGATGATATTTTTCTcggaattttttttcatttttttaataagaaATGTGATAATGGTTAGCATCAGTTTTATAATCCTTCTCTTGTTACTCCAAAAAACgaaaattcatttttatatttcatatttattaagtattattcaaataaataaacaagtGTGTATATAGAGAGAATGTTTATTTGGAAAATATGGCACAAAGCAATGATGAATTTTCCAGGCCTTTCCTACTTTATATCAAATTTGGGATGGCCATTTAGTTGGtcactatatatttatactatgttataaataaaatttaaaaaaattataaataaaattagagATAAATTTCAacaattttacaaaaaaaaatatgcaacatgcttaaaatattaaattggttatattttattttatatcgttttaattatatttttttaaagctaTATGGGACACCGAATAGTGTGAAAAATTTgctaaacaatttttatacatatacaaatatataatactatttaatttgatttggaaaattaattattttgtataaaacaAGGTTATATATCCAAAATATGtcatgtatattttttttacaaatttgcatatacatccctatatgtttatattaattacacattttttatattaaaaaaataagcataATATAAGATTTATGTCCAAAATGAAGCCTAAAATTTAgccttttttattgttaaaactatttatatttttatcccATTTTAAGCCTTATAAttttgctattttttttgtattaacaTAAGTCAATTGTATAGGATTAAATTGTGGTTGCATGACAGTTGATATTTTGGTGTGCATGACAATCGATATTTTGGCGtgcatgttttttttccttcCCATTTTAatgttacattttttttacattttcactttattattataagaCGAAGCATTTCCAATTGCAAAACATTTTCATATCTTGCTTTTAATTGAAGAAATGAATGAGTAAAAATAagattaatattatttgttagatctatttaaaacatataataaaatacaaaaaaaagtccATAGTAAAtagttaatatatatacatacatgtacgacatataaataatgaatattgtGGTGATGGTATCataaacttttttaatgtGTTTACCTCTTTTTCATGAAAACATGAGAGGTtgtaaaaagaaataaaaatgagaaaaataaaaccctcaaaaaaaaagatactatttatacatatatatatatgttatacTATTTTTGGTGTGCCTACTATGCTAACCTTTTCATAAGGCAACAATTTCAATTACATTCCACAATAAATGCATTTATAATTTGGTGCATTCCTACTTAGACACTCTCCTACAGCTCCACTGGGCATACATGCATCGATATGTTTTTCACAATTTTCTCGACATATATTGTCTAAATTGGAATCCATTGAGTAGGTTCGGAGGCATGAGAACTGCTCCATATACTCGTTTTTccctgaaaaaaaataataaaataataaaaaaaaatgacagAATAAGCAAATGGCTTACAGACATAATGCATACATTTTTTGGGTGCTCACTTTTCGAATagatatttcttttatatacaaaatttcCTATCGTGACAGTCAAATTTGTTTGAAAAATTCTTCTTAATTGATTTCGATGATTAATTATATCACTAGGATCAAATCTTCGATTATTATTCATACTTGGATAAGCAGGACCATATTCTGGATCTCTGTAGGAGGGATAATATCGATCACTATTTTGtctatcattattatctaTTGAATTATAATCTGGATTATAGTATGGGTTAACATAATCGTTTCTATTATCAGTTGATGGATTTATTGGTCTAggattaatattatatggatcatcataattatttggaGTTacttttctatttttatctcTTTGGctatttctattttttttatttctagtAAAATCACCATGATTATATCTTATTCTGTCATCAGTAGATGACATATCATTAGGTAAAGgttttgaaatattattctcTGTCatctttaataataatggaaatgcattaaataaaactCTACCATTACAATTTCTCGGACCATACATAtccattttaaaattaccATTATCACCCCAACGTGCCCCCCAACTATTTCTTATTAACCAATAAGAACTTTTTTCTCCTgtactttttatataatctcCAAAACCAATTAAAACTAATGCATGATCAGGTGCATCACCATATTCACAATTCATCATGACTTGCTCACCATCATGATCgaaatttaattttcttGAAATTTCCATCGAAACAAATATAGCACCTTGCTCAATTATATAATCCTTCAAGATGTTAATTaattcatttgttttacCTGCTTCTACATAATCTAAAAAcgatattttaaaataccctttgtatatatatccgttcattattttatctaaAGAAGTTACACCATCCCATATGTTTCCCCATGTACTAACCTCAGTAGGACAATCACCACCTTTTATTGGCTCATTATATGGAACATCAAAGGAAGTTGGCAGCATTTTAGATAAATCTAAAATTTCTATATATGATGAAAGATGTCCACCTTCATgacatatattatcattatagtGACCAAACACTTTAACATCTTCGTCTAccaaatatttgtttttacaCAAGGTTACGTACTTTATTGAAGGTTCTGCGAATCCGAGTCCCTTTCTGCATCTAAATGCGGATATCGTAGTTGAAGATGCAAAGGCCCAACAATTTCCGctaaaaagaaaacaaaacaaaggtgaaagaaaaatgaaGTGACAGTTTGAGAagtatgtaaaaaatatttaatatatattcaaagattgatttatttttttttaccatGCTCCTTGGTTGAGAGGTCTTATATTATGTTCACACTCATTTGGATCAGAAAATCTATTACAATATTTTCTGTTACATTTTGAGTTAGGATTGTATAACGAATTCATTAACGCAGTATGCTTATGTGgtttaaacaattttttttctggtATTACACCTACTGAAGGGATGTCattaatttctttatatcCTAATCTATCTTGAACCCATTCTGCTGGGTTTTGAAAACAAACTGCTGGATTTTTTAATGCATTTCGCATATGTTCCATATTATCAGTAGTATGAATAAACATTTGTATAATATGTTGTATATGAGTTTCTACATGTTCAGGATCTGTTTGTTCATGCTTTTCtgcattttcataattgtcctcataatttaaatacaaaCATAAATTAGCTATATTCGTTTTATAATCTTCATCCATACTATCTGCATCTGtcgtattatttttgtgtcTCAACATGGCTATATCTAATATTTTGGATATTAATTCATTCAAGCTTTCTTCTGAAATGCTATCCTGCAAACTCTGCATAAAATGTAACCCCAAAATGGGTgagtaataatataagtatgtatgttaataaaatgagacgcaattcatttatttgcaAAAAGTTAACAACCGTTTTAAATTGTGCATTTTATCAATTatagtttttattttttacttcatCCTTTAGTTCCAAAAGCGCATTATTCCCTTGGTAGCTGAAAAAGCTCcctataaatgaaaaaaataagagaaTAATTAAGAATTGTGTAAAAACGGCAAGATAGATAATAAGCACTTGACATAAgtacatatatttgtgtCTTTTTTACACcccattttgtttttatattagtgACAAACCTTCATGTTGTATGCATTGTCTAGTATTATAGTAATTTTCTTCACAAGCTAtacatttttgtaaattatttgtcccagataaaaaacaatttctTATGATGATGTGGCATATCTTACAATGCCTTTTTCCAAAGCAACTTATTACAACTTTTGATTTCActgtatttaaaaaaaaaaaagaaaaaatatgtcaatgtgtgtat
This region includes:
- a CDS encoding iron-sulfur assembly protein, putative is translated as MIELKKMYRYIIRKHSPYYNKWSCCATHWGSNFKKIQFYSQSVERNRIINDSNISNNNIYNKNEINKKIDNVEKENKEIVKNPILHVSNEAINKMKEINKKYKNKKALKVQVEAGGCSGFQYFFSLIDKNNINEKDIIAYDKEFVVIINKEACDILKDSKIHYISNLISKKFIIENIQNISSKCSCGNSFDITF
- a CDS encoding serine repeat antigen 5, putative, whose amino-acid sequence is MKAYKIKYFLLISLFINLIKQVKSKVVISCFGKRHCKICHIIIRNCFLSGTNNLQKCIACEENYYNTRQCIQHEGSFFSYQGNNALLELKDESLQDSISEESLNELISKILDIAMLRHKNNTTDADSMDEDYKTNIANLCLYLNYEDNYENAEKHEQTDPEHVETHIQHIIQMFIHTTDNMEHMRNALKNPAVCFQNPAEWVQDRLGYKEINDIPSVGVIPEKKLFKPHKHTALMNSLYNPNSKCNRKYCNRFSDPNECEHNIRPLNQGACGNCWAFASSTTISAFRCRKGLGFAEPSIKYVTLCKNKYLVDEDVKVFGHYNDNICHEGGHLSSYIEILDLSKMLPTSFDVPYNEPIKGGDCPTEVSTWGNIWDGVTSLDKIMNGYIYKGYFKISFLDYVEAGKTNELINILKDYIIEQGAIFVSMEISRKLNFDHDGEQVMMNCEYGDAPDHALVLIGFGDYIKSTGEKSSYWLIRNSWGARWGDNGNFKMDMYGPRNCNGRVLFNAFPLLLKMTENNISKPLPNDMSSTDDRIRYNHGDFTRNKKNRNSQRDKNRKVTPNNYDDPYNINPRPINPSTDNRNDYVNPYYNPDYNSIDNNDRQNSDRYYPSYRDPEYGPAYPSMNNNRRFDPSDIINHRNQLRRIFQTNLTVTIGNFVYKRNIYSKRKNEYMEQFSCLRTYSMDSNLDNICRENCEKHIDACMPSGAVGECLSRNAPNYKCIYCGM